One region of Streptomyces rishiriensis genomic DNA includes:
- a CDS encoding zf-HC2 domain-containing protein — protein MTWHVAEEDLRAYAHGELTPPLLWSADTHLSGCAQCRARLADTTDPVALDVGWERLDAELDAPRQGLLERLLVRLGVADHTARLLTATPVLRRSWLLSVLFLLVMTVLAVRVADQPALFLALAPLLPLAGVALSYGPSLDPTYEMAVVSPLHGFRLLMIRTVAVLTAGLAFNGLATLALPGYGLAALAWLLPALALTATGLALTARLGPVVAPALVGGGWVSLLVVAKSQVHAHDTLAPFTVAGQSAAAAVTVLAALLLYQARDRFDARPLGGFPDGGPA, from the coding sequence ATGACGTGGCATGTGGCTGAAGAGGATCTGCGGGCTTACGCGCACGGCGAGTTGACGCCGCCGCTGCTGTGGTCGGCCGACACCCACCTCTCCGGGTGCGCACAGTGCCGGGCCCGGCTCGCGGACACCACCGACCCCGTCGCGCTGGACGTCGGCTGGGAGCGGCTGGACGCCGAGCTGGACGCGCCGCGGCAGGGCCTGCTCGAGCGGCTGCTGGTGCGGCTCGGCGTGGCCGACCACACGGCGCGCCTGCTGACGGCGACGCCGGTGCTCCGCCGCTCCTGGCTCCTGTCGGTGCTGTTCCTGCTCGTCATGACGGTGCTGGCGGTGCGGGTGGCGGATCAGCCCGCGCTGTTCCTCGCCCTCGCCCCGCTGCTCCCGCTCGCCGGGGTCGCCCTGTCGTACGGCCCGTCCCTGGACCCGACGTACGAGATGGCCGTCGTCTCCCCGCTGCACGGCTTCCGGCTGCTGATGATCCGCACGGTCGCGGTGCTCACCGCGGGCCTGGCGTTCAACGGCCTGGCGACGCTGGCCCTGCCGGGGTACGGGCTGGCGGCCCTGGCCTGGCTGCTGCCCGCGCTCGCCCTCACCGCGACGGGACTCGCGCTGACCGCCCGGCTGGGTCCGGTCGTCGCGCCCGCCCTGGTCGGCGGCGGGTGGGTGTCGCTGCTGGTGGTGGCGAAGAGCCAGGTGCACGCCCACGACACGCTCGCCCCGTTCACGGTGGCCGGCCAGTCGGCCGCCGCGGCCGTGACGGTCCTCGCCGCCCTCCTGCTCTACCAGGCCCGTGACCGCTTCGACGCGCGCCCGCTGGGCGGCTTCCCGGACGGCGGCCCCGCGTGA
- a CDS encoding ABC transporter, with translation MHGVARAESTVVPPGLLRSLVPPVWRGLPWRALTTVGGLGLLLAGATRLPEHAPDAELGRLVLRLIALTGALGLAFVLDDPARDTTATTPVGRPRRTVLRLAFVAPLLALWWAAVLLLTPAPARPALGPATLEAAGMAGAALALATIAVRFTRTAEVGRGAAIRLGAAAAVAVLVPNRWGLLGTSQDPYWAATQVRWALLLGVTVTLSVLWTPEPLRGGRPRRHGSGRLGPSGGGPSG, from the coding sequence GTGCACGGAGTAGCGCGAGCGGAATCGACGGTGGTCCCGCCGGGTCTGCTGCGGTCCCTGGTGCCGCCGGTGTGGCGCGGCCTGCCCTGGCGGGCGCTGACCACGGTCGGCGGGCTGGGTCTGCTGCTCGCCGGCGCCACCCGGCTGCCGGAGCACGCTCCGGACGCCGAACTGGGGCGGCTGGTGCTGCGCCTCATTGCCCTCACCGGCGCGCTGGGCCTGGCCTTCGTGCTGGACGACCCGGCCCGCGACACCACGGCGACGACACCGGTGGGCCGCCCGCGGCGAACCGTGCTGCGGCTGGCCTTCGTCGCGCCCCTGCTGGCCCTGTGGTGGGCGGCGGTGCTGCTCCTGACCCCCGCTCCTGCCCGCCCGGCGCTCGGCCCGGCCACGCTCGAGGCCGCGGGGATGGCCGGTGCCGCCCTCGCCCTCGCGACGATCGCCGTCCGTTTCACCCGGACGGCGGAGGTGGGCAGGGGCGCGGCGATCCGGCTGGGCGCTGCGGCCGCGGTGGCGGTGCTGGTCCCTAACCGGTGGGGCCTGCTGGGCACGTCCCAGGACCCCTACTGGGCGGCGACGCAGGTGAGATGGGCGTTGCTGCTGGGGGTGACGGTCACGCTGAGCGTGCTGTGGACACCGGAGCCGCTGCGGGGCGGGCGACCCCGCAGACACGGGTCGGGCCGGCTCGGCCCGTCCGGAGGCGGTCCCTCCGGGTGA
- a CDS encoding ABC transporter permease, whose product MSTTTPTISEPGRTLTEPPREGRRTGAVLALARFEARELLQQIPVLFSFFLYVVLVGLRLMSKDGMDDFPVLNTVDRRTQAAPLLFALALFICVNAAALRSRKHGTAQQFGVLAMEPWRRTLAHVLSVIPFAGLTALVVAAEYTREALKPGAIGHGSFGELAVGPLSVLLAGVMGVLLARLLPSSFVPILFVIAVYVIGVLVSGLIDVEQDGVRRLDPIQFFSSSGGDPVPSDLLGRPAGWHALYVTGLCAVLACAALLVAGGRTRAVKAATALALAATAAGVIGQVPRDTAALDAARRTASDSPQKVQSCLTHDHSTYCSFPEWSGVRDDWAQVVDRVRSGAGGTAADAGLTVRQRISTDGGLETDGALDPSTTPGEVTIGTRWGGNRVPEFAVGVATVLVGGSEEVTTEPMCDARAVTIMWLVLGHDPTPMATFRDVRLDDSTTGSGVVLAPTNGLSLTGAQTTVIGELLERPRAEMTARVKAHWTQLTSARTTTARAAQLLGVEVPKEAEECTE is encoded by the coding sequence GTGAGCACCACGACCCCGACGATCAGCGAACCCGGCCGCACGCTCACCGAGCCGCCGCGCGAAGGGCGTCGCACCGGAGCCGTCCTCGCCCTCGCCCGCTTCGAGGCCCGCGAGCTGCTCCAGCAGATCCCGGTGCTGTTCTCCTTCTTCCTGTACGTCGTCCTCGTCGGCCTGCGGCTGATGAGCAAGGACGGCATGGACGACTTCCCCGTCCTCAACACGGTCGACCGCCGTACCCAGGCGGCACCTCTGCTGTTCGCCCTCGCCCTGTTCATCTGCGTCAACGCGGCCGCGCTGCGCTCGCGCAAGCACGGCACCGCGCAGCAGTTCGGGGTGCTGGCCATGGAACCCTGGCGGCGGACTCTCGCCCATGTGCTGTCCGTGATCCCCTTCGCGGGGCTCACCGCGCTCGTCGTCGCGGCCGAGTACACCCGGGAGGCGCTGAAGCCCGGCGCGATCGGTCACGGCTCCTTCGGGGAACTGGCCGTCGGCCCCCTGAGCGTCCTGCTGGCAGGCGTCATGGGTGTGCTGCTGGCCCGGCTGCTGCCCTCCTCGTTCGTGCCCATACTGTTCGTCATCGCGGTGTACGTGATCGGCGTCCTGGTCTCCGGGCTCATCGACGTCGAGCAGGACGGGGTGCGCCGGCTCGACCCGATCCAGTTCTTCTCGTCCAGTGGCGGCGATCCGGTCCCGAGCGACCTGCTGGGCCGCCCGGCCGGTTGGCACGCCCTGTACGTGACGGGCCTGTGCGCCGTGCTGGCCTGTGCCGCCCTGCTGGTCGCCGGCGGCCGCACCCGGGCGGTCAAGGCGGCGACCGCGCTCGCCCTCGCGGCCACCGCGGCCGGCGTGATCGGCCAGGTCCCGCGCGACACGGCGGCTCTGGACGCGGCGCGCAGGACCGCGTCCGACTCTCCGCAGAAGGTCCAGTCGTGCTTGACGCACGACCACTCGACGTACTGCTCGTTCCCCGAGTGGAGCGGTGTGCGGGACGACTGGGCCCAGGTCGTCGACCGCGTCAGGTCCGGGGCCGGCGGCACGGCGGCGGACGCCGGCCTGACGGTCCGCCAGCGCATCTCCACCGACGGGGGTCTGGAGACGGACGGTGCCCTGGACCCCTCCACCACTCCCGGCGAGGTGACGATCGGCACGCGCTGGGGCGGCAACCGCGTCCCCGAGTTCGCGGTCGGTGTCGCCACGGTCCTGGTGGGAGGCTCCGAGGAGGTGACGACCGAGCCGATGTGCGACGCCCGCGCGGTGACCATCATGTGGCTCGTCCTGGGCCACGACCCCACCCCGATGGCCACCTTCCGCGACGTGCGGCTGGACGACAGCACCACCGGCTCGGGCGTGGTCCTGGCCCCGACGAACGGACTGAGCCTCACGGGCGCGCAGACGACGGTGATCGGGGAGCTGCTGGAGCGGCCGCGTGCCGAGATGACGGCCCGGGTCAAGGCGCACTGGACGCAACTGACGTCCGCCAGGACGACGACCGCCCGGGCCGCGCAGCTGCTGGGCGTCGAGGTGCCGAAGGAGGCGGAAGAGTGCACGGAGTAG
- a CDS encoding RNA polymerase sigma factor — MSETRSDGELLRAIAADRDRHAFEELYRRYAPWLTARLRGRCADAGTVDDVVQETFLAVWRGTARHRQEGYSDDAAGWLWRIGSRRLVDAVRGDGARGRLRQALYRLRHRDEASAEERVLAGVEHGDLAGALTRLSPELRAVLQATVIDGLTTREAAVLLGIPPGTVKTRAQRARKQLREALA; from the coding sequence GTGAGCGAAACGAGAAGCGACGGGGAGCTGCTGCGGGCCATCGCGGCAGACCGGGACCGTCACGCCTTCGAGGAGCTGTACCGGCGGTACGCGCCGTGGCTGACCGCGCGCCTGCGCGGACGCTGCGCGGACGCCGGGACGGTCGACGACGTCGTGCAGGAGACCTTCCTCGCGGTGTGGCGCGGCACCGCCCGCCACCGCCAGGAGGGTTACTCCGACGACGCCGCCGGCTGGCTGTGGCGCATCGGCTCGCGGCGGCTCGTCGACGCCGTGCGCGGCGACGGGGCGCGCGGCCGACTGCGCCAGGCGCTGTACCGGCTGCGCCACCGGGACGAGGCCTCGGCGGAGGAACGCGTGCTCGCGGGGGTGGAGCACGGGGACCTCGCCGGGGCCCTCACCCGCCTCTCGCCGGAGCTGCGGGCCGTCCTCCAGGCGACCGTCATCGACGGGCTCACCACCCGGGAGGCGGCCGTTCTGCTCGGCATCCCGCCCGGCACCGTCAAGACGCGGGCCCAGCGTGCCCGCAAGCAACTGCGGGAGGCGCTGGCATGA
- a CDS encoding ABC transporter ATP-binding protein gives MTDTAMAATALGKRFGRRGGWALRDCTFRLPAGRVCAVVGPNGAGKSTLLALAAGLLAPTEGRVTVLGGDPASARARVGYVAQDKPLYPQLSVAETLRVGADLNPGRWDAETAGRIVAAGDLDPGKKIRSLSGGQRTRVALALALGKRPELLLLDEPMADLDPLARHELMGTLMARAAQYGTTIVMSSHVVAELEDSCDHLLLVGGGRVRLAGEIDDLLAAHTRVSTTAGSTGPTADGSPDGSADSTPGGLPELAPHTVVESRVTGRQLTALVRPAGPLADDWRTSTPSLEELVLAYLRNPQAAPLTPTEPEEAAV, from the coding sequence ATGACCGACACCGCCATGGCGGCAACCGCGCTCGGCAAGCGCTTCGGCCGACGCGGGGGCTGGGCGCTGCGCGACTGCACGTTCCGCCTCCCCGCCGGGCGCGTCTGTGCCGTCGTCGGCCCCAACGGCGCGGGCAAGTCCACGCTCCTCGCCCTCGCCGCCGGCCTGCTGGCCCCCACCGAGGGCAGGGTCACCGTCCTCGGTGGGGACCCCGCGTCCGCACGCGCGCGTGTCGGTTACGTCGCCCAGGACAAGCCGCTGTACCCCCAGCTCTCCGTCGCCGAGACACTGCGCGTGGGCGCCGACCTCAACCCGGGGCGCTGGGACGCCGAGACCGCCGGGCGGATCGTCGCCGCGGGCGACCTCGACCCCGGGAAGAAGATCCGCTCCCTCTCCGGCGGCCAGCGCACCCGGGTCGCGCTCGCCCTCGCCCTCGGCAAGCGGCCCGAGCTGCTCCTCCTCGACGAGCCGATGGCCGATCTCGACCCGCTGGCCCGGCACGAGCTGATGGGCACCCTGATGGCGCGCGCGGCGCAGTACGGCACGACGATCGTGATGTCCTCGCACGTGGTCGCCGAACTGGAGGACTCCTGCGACCACCTGCTGCTGGTCGGCGGCGGCCGGGTGCGCCTCGCCGGTGAGATCGACGACCTCCTCGCCGCCCACACGCGCGTGAGCACCACCGCGGGCTCCACCGGGCCCACCGCGGACGGCTCACCTGACGGCTCCGCGGACAGCACCCCGGGCGGCCTGCCGGAGCTGGCCCCGCACACCGTCGTCGAGTCCCGGGTCACCGGCCGCCAGCTCACCGCCCTGGTGCGCCCCGCCGGCCCGCTCGCCGACGACTGGCGCACGTCGACGCCCTCGCTGGAGGAACTCGTCCTCGCCTATCTGCGCAACCCGCAGGCCGCCCCGCTCACCCCGACCGAGCCCGAGGAGGCCGCCGTATGA
- a CDS encoding RNA degradosome polyphosphate kinase codes for MKPAVPEPSPPPGGNQPHGESYAIPPARSDAPVTLLARKNGSMSQSDAQAEVQHAQPSVGSIAAHRPHTVSAVVSDLEPDIDADLDTYEEAPYDGPQLPQGRFLDRERSWLAFNERVLELAEDPDTPLLERANFLAIFASNLDEFFMVRVAGLKRRIATGVATRSASGLQPREVLEMIWARSRELMARHAATYHEDIAPALAEEGIHLVRWGELTEKEQARLFTLFRHQIFPVLTPLAVDPAHPFPYISGLSLNLAVVVRNPVSGHKHFARVKVPPLLSRFLESSPGRYVPIEDVIGAHLEELFPGMEVLEHHAFRLTRNEDLEVEEDDAENLLQALEKELMRRRFGPPVRLEVEESIDREVLDLLVRELKISEAEVYPLPGPLDLTGLFRIHGLDRPELKYKKFIAGTHRDLAEVESASPPDIFAALRSRDVLLHHPYDSFSTSVQAFLEQAALDPDVLAIKQTLYRTSGDSPIVDALIEAAESGKQVLVLVEIKARFDEHANIKWARKLEEAGCHVVYGLVGLKTHCKLSLVVRQEGDTLRRYCHVGTGNYHPKTARLYEDLGLLTADPQVGADLSDLFNRLSGYSRRETYRRLLVAPKSLRDGLIARIDKEIQHHRAGRPAHVRIKVNSIVDEALIDSLYRASQAGVPVDVWVRGICAVRPGVPGLSDHIRVRSILGRFLEHSRVFGFGNGGEPEVWIGSADMMHRNLDRRIEALVRVTDPAHRASLNRFLETGMSDSTASWHLGPDGEWIRHSHDADGAPLRNIQETLIDARRRRRGTATP; via the coding sequence ATGAAGCCCGCCGTGCCCGAGCCTTCGCCGCCTCCCGGGGGAAATCAGCCCCATGGCGAGTCCTACGCGATCCCGCCCGCACGTTCCGACGCGCCTGTCACGCTCCTGGCGCGGAAGAATGGGTCCATGAGCCAGTCAGACGCCCAGGCCGAGGTCCAGCACGCGCAGCCCTCCGTGGGCTCCATAGCCGCGCACCGCCCGCACACCGTCTCCGCCGTGGTCTCCGATCTGGAGCCCGACATCGACGCCGACCTCGACACGTACGAGGAAGCGCCGTACGACGGCCCGCAGCTGCCTCAGGGCCGCTTCCTCGACCGGGAGCGCAGCTGGCTCGCTTTCAACGAACGCGTCCTGGAACTCGCCGAGGACCCGGACACGCCCCTCCTCGAGCGGGCCAACTTCCTCGCCATCTTCGCCAGCAACCTGGACGAGTTCTTCATGGTCCGGGTGGCCGGTCTGAAGCGCCGTATCGCCACCGGGGTCGCCACCCGTTCGGCCTCCGGGCTCCAGCCGCGCGAGGTGCTGGAGATGATCTGGGCCCGCTCGCGCGAGCTCATGGCCCGGCACGCGGCGACCTACCACGAGGACATCGCCCCAGCCCTCGCGGAGGAGGGCATCCACCTGGTCCGCTGGGGCGAGCTCACGGAGAAGGAGCAGGCACGCCTGTTCACGCTCTTCCGGCACCAGATCTTCCCGGTGCTGACCCCGCTCGCCGTCGACCCCGCGCACCCCTTCCCGTACATCTCGGGTCTCTCGCTCAACCTCGCGGTCGTCGTGCGCAATCCGGTCAGCGGCCACAAGCACTTCGCGCGCGTCAAGGTGCCGCCGCTGCTGTCCCGCTTCCTGGAGAGCTCCCCCGGCCGGTACGTCCCCATCGAGGACGTCATCGGGGCGCACCTGGAGGAGCTCTTCCCGGGCATGGAGGTGCTGGAGCACCACGCCTTCCGGCTCACCCGCAACGAGGACCTCGAGGTCGAGGAGGACGACGCCGAGAACCTCCTGCAGGCCCTGGAGAAGGAGCTCATGCGGCGCCGCTTCGGGCCGCCGGTGCGCCTGGAGGTCGAGGAGTCCATCGACCGCGAGGTGCTCGACCTGCTGGTGCGCGAGCTGAAGATCAGCGAGGCCGAGGTCTACCCGCTGCCGGGCCCGCTCGACCTCACCGGTCTCTTCCGCATCCACGGTCTCGACCGGCCCGAGCTGAAGTACAAGAAGTTCATCGCCGGCACCCACCGCGACCTCGCCGAAGTCGAGTCGGCGTCCCCGCCGGACATCTTCGCGGCCCTGCGCAGCCGGGACGTCCTGCTGCATCACCCGTACGACTCCTTCTCGACGTCCGTGCAGGCCTTCCTGGAGCAGGCGGCGCTGGACCCGGACGTCCTCGCCATCAAGCAGACCCTGTACCGGACCTCGGGCGACTCCCCGATAGTCGACGCGCTCATCGAGGCCGCCGAGTCCGGCAAGCAGGTCCTGGTCCTGGTCGAGATCAAGGCCCGCTTCGACGAGCACGCCAACATCAAGTGGGCGCGCAAGCTGGAGGAGGCCGGCTGCCATGTCGTCTACGGGCTCGTCGGCCTGAAGACGCACTGCAAACTGTCGCTGGTGGTCCGTCAGGAAGGCGACACGCTGCGACGGTACTGCCACGTCGGCACCGGCAACTACCACCCGAAGACGGCCCGGCTCTACGAGGACCTCGGCCTGCTCACCGCCGATCCGCAGGTCGGCGCGGACCTCTCCGACCTCTTCAACCGGCTCTCCGGCTACTCCCGCCGCGAGACCTACCGCCGTCTCCTCGTCGCCCCCAAGTCCCTGCGGGACGGCCTGATCGCCCGCATCGACAAGGAGATCCAGCACCACCGCGCGGGACGGCCCGCGCACGTCCGCATCAAGGTCAACTCGATCGTCGACGAGGCCCTCATCGACTCCCTCTACCGCGCGTCCCAGGCGGGCGTGCCGGTCGACGTGTGGGTGCGCGGCATCTGCGCGGTGCGCCCGGGCGTGCCGGGGCTGTCGGACCACATCCGGGTCCGCTCGATCCTCGGCCGTTTCCTGGAGCACTCGCGGGTCTTCGGGTTCGGCAACGGCGGGGAGCCCGAGGTCTGGATCGGCAGCGCCGACATGATGCACCGCAACCTCGACCGCCGTATCGAGGCCCTGGTCAGGGTGACCGACCCGGCCCACCGGGCGTCCCTGAACCGGTTCCTGGAAACCGGCATGTCCGACTCCACCGCCTCCTGGCACCTCGGTCCGGACGGCGAGTGGATCCGGCACTCGCACGACGCGGACGGCGCGCCCCTGCGCAACATCCAGGAGACGCTCATAGACGCCCGGAGGCGCCGGCGTGGCACAGCGACACCCTGA
- a CDS encoding NUDIX hydrolase — protein sequence MSTADNADDSPVRAAGCVLWRRSPADGGLELCLVHRPRYDDWSHPKGKLKRDEDPLAAALREVLEETGHRAAPGSRLPTVDYEANGRPKQVSYWAAEAVSGAFTPNDEVDRLLWLPPPAARDRLTQPRDRTLVDALLHVLHLT from the coding sequence GTGAGTACCGCGGACAACGCCGACGACAGCCCCGTCCGGGCGGCGGGCTGCGTGCTGTGGCGCCGCTCCCCCGCGGACGGCGGGCTGGAGCTCTGTCTCGTCCACCGGCCCAGGTACGACGACTGGTCGCACCCCAAGGGCAAGCTGAAACGTGACGAGGACCCGCTCGCCGCGGCCCTGCGGGAGGTCCTCGAGGAGACGGGCCACCGGGCGGCGCCCGGTAGCCGGCTGCCGACCGTGGACTACGAGGCGAACGGCCGCCCCAAGCAGGTCAGCTACTGGGCGGCCGAGGCCGTGTCCGGCGCGTTCACGCCGAACGACGAGGTGGACCGTCTCCTCTGGCTCCCACCGCCGGCCGCCCGCGACCGGCTCACCCAGCCGAGGGACCGCACCCTCGTGGACGCGCTGCTGCACGTCCTGCACCTGACATGA
- a CDS encoding ABC transporter permease, which yields MTALAPSPTLSETTRTTPGAGWLLRLHRPALYLWIGAVAVLAVVLLWLGGPLTDSAATAWREYDKSCDTGGSCRYDQDSIVRYKDVYAYTTAALTALPFVVAAWAGAALFGRELEHGTAQLAWTQNLSPTRWLTTKLIVPAVLVTAGTGLLVALHRVMWTAGDGRIDTADAWYANLTLHANGPTTVAFALTGLAGGALAGVLLRRTLPALTLALACVAALRFLADQLMPHLWPAVTQVTSLADGYRGSGLNVDSGLVTATGAHIADPGCGSTIVAGCKTVYADLDATGFYTTYHPESHYWPLQLTTTALVLAVAAALAVTAFVLLKRSTAAPARVRTEAAA from the coding sequence ATGACCGCCCTCGCCCCGTCGCCGACCCTCTCGGAGACCACCAGGACCACCCCCGGAGCGGGCTGGCTGCTCCGCCTGCACCGGCCCGCCCTGTACCTGTGGATCGGTGCCGTCGCCGTCCTCGCCGTCGTCCTTCTGTGGCTGGGGGGTCCGCTGACCGATTCGGCGGCCACGGCCTGGCGGGAGTACGACAAGTCCTGTGACACCGGTGGTTCCTGCCGCTACGACCAGGATTCGATCGTCCGCTACAAGGACGTGTACGCGTACACGACCGCCGCGCTGACCGCGCTCCCCTTCGTCGTCGCCGCCTGGGCGGGCGCCGCGCTGTTCGGCCGCGAGCTCGAGCACGGCACCGCGCAGCTCGCCTGGACGCAGAACCTGTCCCCGACCCGCTGGCTGACCACCAAGCTGATCGTGCCCGCGGTCCTGGTCACCGCGGGCACCGGCCTGCTGGTCGCGCTGCACCGCGTGATGTGGACGGCGGGCGACGGCCGTATCGACACCGCCGACGCCTGGTACGCCAACCTCACCCTGCACGCCAACGGCCCCACCACCGTCGCCTTCGCCCTGACCGGCCTGGCCGGCGGCGCCCTCGCGGGCGTGCTGCTGCGCCGTACGCTGCCCGCTCTCACGCTCGCCCTCGCCTGCGTCGCCGCCCTGCGGTTCCTGGCCGACCAGCTCATGCCCCACCTGTGGCCGGCGGTCACCCAGGTCACCAGCCTCGCCGACGGCTACCGGGGCTCGGGGCTCAACGTCGACTCGGGCCTGGTCACCGCCACCGGCGCGCACATCGCCGACCCCGGCTGCGGGTCCACCATCGTCGCCGGCTGCAAGACGGTGTACGCCGACCTCGACGCCACCGGCTTCTACACCACGTACCACCCCGAGTCCCACTACTGGCCGCTCCAGCTGACCACGACCGCCCTCGTGCTGGCCGTGGCCGCCGCCCTCGCCGTGACCGCGTTCGTCCTGCTCAAGCGCTCGACCGCCGCCCCCGCACGCGTCCGCACCGAGGCCGCCGCATGA
- a CDS encoding CHAD domain-containing protein translates to MAQRHPDLTDSTAGPVTTGDALAGYLRGQATEFLRALRLHRETGGGVANGSPGASAGGPASAEVRVDAVRALRRSARRISGSLHTFRPLLEPEWSEGIRPELAWLSGTLALEHAYGARLERLLLALNRLSGAAPVPGQPGGTVGSAAPDANGRAGAHPAAPDRGNLTVGAAKAGALLDRQLTLARTRAHSTALQALGSARFHAVADKVAVLASEVPLTPTAPATALRPLAAAAEERLADAVTALPLVTAGSPYNAAALIHGLSADPAPHPQDAPWDQVRLLLRLHRYACEVVHGRSTPPDVRLLSAGEALDRHRDASEASSAAAQAARTPRIAPATAYALGVLHADQRHEVEAARFAFQRSWQKQTIGAP, encoded by the coding sequence GTGGCACAGCGACACCCTGACCTGACGGACTCCACGGCCGGGCCCGTGACCACCGGAGACGCCCTGGCGGGCTATCTCCGGGGCCAGGCCACGGAGTTCCTCCGCGCACTGCGCCTGCACCGGGAGACCGGCGGTGGCGTGGCGAACGGCTCGCCGGGCGCCTCGGCGGGCGGTCCGGCGAGCGCGGAGGTGCGCGTCGACGCGGTGCGTGCCCTGCGCCGCTCGGCCCGTCGGATCAGCGGCAGTCTGCACACCTTCCGGCCGCTCCTCGAACCCGAGTGGTCGGAGGGGATACGCCCCGAACTGGCGTGGCTGTCCGGCACGTTGGCCCTGGAGCACGCGTACGGGGCCCGCCTGGAGCGGCTGCTGCTGGCGCTGAACCGGCTGTCGGGCGCGGCGCCGGTGCCCGGCCAACCGGGTGGCACCGTCGGCTCGGCGGCCCCGGACGCGAACGGCCGGGCCGGCGCCCACCCGGCGGCCCCGGACCGCGGCAACCTCACGGTGGGCGCGGCGAAGGCGGGCGCTCTGCTGGACCGTCAGCTCACCCTCGCCCGCACTCGGGCCCACTCCACCGCCCTGCAGGCCCTCGGTTCCGCCCGCTTCCACGCCGTCGCCGACAAGGTCGCCGTCCTGGCCAGCGAGGTCCCGCTCACTCCCACCGCCCCCGCCACGGCCCTGCGCCCGCTGGCCGCAGCGGCCGAGGAACGCCTCGCCGACGCGGTCACGGCACTGCCGCTCGTCACCGCGGGCAGCCCCTACAACGCGGCGGCCCTGATCCACGGCCTCTCCGCGGACCCGGCCCCGCACCCGCAGGACGCGCCCTGGGACCAGGTCCGCCTGCTGCTGCGGCTGCACCGCTACGCCTGCGAGGTCGTGCACGGCCGGAGCACCCCGCCGGACGTCCGCCTGCTCTCGGCGGGCGAGGCCCTCGACCGGCACCGCGACGCCTCGGAGGCGTCCTCCGCCGCTGCCCAGGCCGCCCGCACCCCGCGGATCGCGCCGGCGACGGCGTACGCGCTCGGCGTGCTGCACGCGGACCAGCGGCACGAGGTGGAGGCGGCGCGGTTCGCGTTCCAGCGGTCGTGGCAGAAGCAGACCATCGGCGCACCCTGA
- a CDS encoding ABC transporter ATP-binding protein: protein MTTASAGPATLTATDLSLRFGGTRALDGISLRLTRGVTGLLGPNGAGKTTLLRVLATAVPPDGGTFTALGHDPGTASGRLALRRTLGYLPQSPGFHPDFTAFEFVDYVAILKELTDRAARLREVRRVLEAVDLSDVRGTRIKRLSGGMRQRVALAAALVGDPGFLVLDEPTVGLDPEQRMRFRELIAQAGEGRTVLLSTHQTEDVAMLCHRVVVLARGRVRFEGTPADLTARAAGRVWSSTERDPNALAGWRTGTGSFRNIGDPPAGAQLLDPTLEDGYLLALDGESAQVAA, encoded by the coding sequence ATGACCACCGCCTCCGCCGGCCCCGCCACCCTGACGGCCACCGACCTGTCCCTGCGCTTCGGCGGGACCCGTGCCCTCGACGGGATCTCGCTGCGGCTGACACGCGGCGTCACCGGGCTGCTCGGCCCCAACGGCGCCGGAAAGACCACCCTGCTGCGGGTGCTGGCCACGGCCGTGCCGCCCGACGGGGGCACGTTCACGGCCCTCGGGCACGACCCGGGCACCGCGTCCGGCCGCCTCGCCCTGCGGCGCACGCTCGGCTATCTGCCCCAGAGCCCCGGCTTCCACCCGGATTTCACGGCCTTCGAGTTCGTCGACTACGTGGCCATCCTGAAGGAGCTGACCGACCGAGCCGCCCGGCTGCGCGAGGTGCGGCGCGTGCTGGAGGCCGTCGACCTCTCGGACGTGCGCGGCACACGCATCAAGCGGCTGTCCGGCGGCATGCGGCAGCGCGTCGCCCTGGCCGCCGCGCTCGTCGGCGACCCCGGCTTCCTGGTGCTGGACGAGCCGACCGTCGGCCTCGACCCCGAACAGCGCATGCGCTTCCGCGAGTTGATCGCCCAGGCGGGAGAGGGCCGCACGGTACTGCTGTCCACCCACCAGACGGAGGACGTGGCGATGCTCTGCCATCGCGTCGTGGTGCTGGCCCGGGGCCGCGTCCGCTTCGAGGGCACCCCGGCCGACCTGACCGCCCGCGCGGCCGGCCGGGTCTGGAGCAGCACCGAACGGGATCCGAACGCCCTGGCGGGCTGGCGCACCGGCACCGGAAGCTTCCGCAACATCGGCGATCCGCCGGCCGGCGCCCAGCTCCTCGACCCCACCCTGGAGGACGGCTACCTGCTCGCTCTCGACGGCGAGAGCGCGCAGGTGGCGGCGTGA